One Luteolibacter flavescens DNA segment encodes these proteins:
- the urtD gene encoding urea ABC transporter ATP-binding protein UrtD, with product MSMQPYLLAAEGLNKSFSGFQAIRDLNFALQKGELRTVIGPNGAGKTTFLDLITGRTKPDTGTLHFEQTHDLLKMNEYQIYRLGIGRKFQTPTVYVDHTVRENLLLSLAGSRGILHSLFGRVKKEQEQRMDEILHTIKLTERAHAKAGSLAHGQKQWLEIGMLLAQDAKLLLVDEPAAGMTDEETHRTGELLLSLAGKHTIVVIEHDMTFVRQISQGGIVTVLHQGNVLCEGSVDRVQSDERVIEVYLGRKKKAA from the coding sequence ATGAGCATGCAGCCCTACCTCCTGGCCGCGGAGGGACTGAACAAGTCCTTCTCCGGATTCCAGGCGATCCGCGACCTGAACTTCGCCCTGCAGAAGGGCGAGCTGCGGACCGTCATCGGTCCGAATGGCGCGGGCAAGACCACCTTCCTCGACCTCATCACCGGGCGCACGAAGCCGGACACCGGCACGCTCCACTTCGAGCAGACGCACGATCTGCTGAAGATGAATGAATACCAGATCTACCGCCTCGGCATCGGCCGGAAATTCCAGACGCCGACAGTGTATGTGGATCACACCGTGCGGGAAAACCTGCTGCTCTCGCTCGCCGGATCGCGCGGCATCCTTCACTCGCTCTTCGGCCGCGTGAAGAAGGAGCAGGAGCAGCGGATGGACGAGATCCTCCACACCATCAAGCTCACCGAGCGCGCGCACGCGAAGGCCGGCTCGCTGGCCCACGGGCAAAAGCAGTGGCTGGAGATCGGCATGCTGCTCGCGCAGGATGCGAAGCTGCTGCTGGTGGACGAGCCCGCCGCCGGCATGACCGATGAGGAAACGCACCGTACCGGCGAGCTGCTGCTTTCGCTCGCGGGCAAGCACACCATCGTCGTCATCGAGCACGACATGACCTTCGTCCGCCAGATTTCCCAGGGCGGCATCGTCACCGTGCTCCACCAGGGGAATGTCCTCTGCGAGGGATCCGTGGACCGCGTGCAATCGGACGAGCGCGTCATCGAAGTCTATCTCGGCCGCAAGAAGAAGGCCGCCTGA
- the urtC gene encoding urea ABC transporter permease subunit UrtC — MNTSPNAMAKAPTIGLAVIALFLVVGMPSLNAAGVVSDFHLNTWGKYLCYAILAISVDLLWGYTGLLCLGQSLFFALGGYMFGMHLMLMIGKMGAYKSDLPDFMVFLGRKELPGFWEPFYSFPFAALMVFLLPGVLAGIFGYLAFRSRIKGVYFSILTQALTYGAALMFFRNELYMGGNNGFTDFRSILGADIRSPETKRMLYIASAITLVLVFLFCKWLTTSRYGLIQRAIRDSENRVLFSGYSAANFKLFVFVISAMIAGVGGALYVPQVGIINPSEMMTEKSLEAVVWVAVGGRGTLFGPIVGAILVNYLKSWATTEFPDYWLIIMGGSFVLVVLFLPKGIVGIPAQIRELLANRESRRAAAAEDELLNSAAKSE; from the coding sequence ATGAATACTTCGCCCAATGCCATGGCAAAGGCCCCCACCATCGGCCTCGCGGTGATCGCGCTTTTCCTCGTCGTGGGGATGCCGTCGCTGAATGCCGCGGGGGTGGTCTCCGACTTCCATCTCAATACGTGGGGGAAATACCTCTGCTACGCGATCCTCGCGATCTCGGTGGATCTCCTCTGGGGCTACACCGGCCTGCTTTGCCTCGGGCAGTCGCTCTTCTTCGCGCTCGGCGGCTACATGTTCGGCATGCATCTCATGCTGATGATCGGGAAAATGGGCGCGTACAAGAGCGACCTGCCGGACTTCATGGTCTTCCTCGGCCGGAAGGAACTGCCCGGATTCTGGGAGCCCTTCTATTCCTTTCCCTTTGCCGCACTGATGGTCTTCCTCCTGCCGGGCGTGCTCGCCGGCATCTTCGGCTACCTCGCCTTCCGCTCGCGCATCAAGGGCGTGTACTTTTCCATCCTCACGCAGGCGCTCACGTACGGTGCCGCGCTGATGTTCTTCCGCAATGAACTCTACATGGGCGGGAACAACGGCTTCACCGACTTCCGCAGCATCCTCGGCGCGGACATCCGCAGCCCGGAAACGAAGCGCATGCTCTACATCGCCTCCGCGATCACGCTGGTGCTGGTCTTCCTCTTCTGCAAATGGCTCACCACCTCGCGCTACGGGCTCATCCAGCGGGCGATCCGAGACAGTGAGAACCGCGTGCTTTTCTCCGGCTACTCGGCGGCGAATTTCAAGCTCTTCGTCTTCGTCATCAGCGCGATGATCGCGGGTGTGGGCGGCGCGCTCTATGTGCCGCAGGTCGGCATCATCAATCCGAGCGAGATGATGACCGAGAAGTCGCTGGAGGCCGTCGTGTGGGTCGCGGTCGGTGGGCGCGGGACGCTCTTCGGCCCCATCGTGGGTGCGATCCTGGTGAACTATCTGAAGAGCTGGGCCACCACGGAATTTCCCGATTACTGGCTCATCATCATGGGCGGCAGCTTCGTGCTGGTGGTGCTCTTCCTGCCAAAGGGCATCGTCGGCATCCCAGCCCAGATCCGCGAGCTGCTGGCAAATCGCGAGAGCCGCAGGGCCGCCGCCGCAGAAGATGAACTCCTGAACTCCGCCGCAAAGTCCGAATGA
- a CDS encoding urease subunit gamma, giving the protein MHLSPREQEKLLVVVAADLARRRRDRGVKLNYPEVVALITAEIFEGARDGRSVAELMSYGTTLVTRDEVMEGVAEMIHDIQVEATFPDGTKLVTVHHPVR; this is encoded by the coding sequence ATGCACTTGTCCCCGCGCGAACAGGAGAAGCTGCTGGTGGTCGTCGCGGCCGACCTTGCCCGGCGTCGTCGCGACCGCGGCGTGAAGCTGAACTATCCCGAAGTCGTCGCCCTCATCACTGCCGAGATCTTCGAGGGAGCCCGCGACGGGAGATCCGTGGCGGAGCTCATGAGCTACGGCACCACGCTCGTCACCCGCGACGAGGTCATGGAGGGAGTCGCGGAAATGATTCACGACATCCAGGTCGAGGCCACCTTCCCGGACGGCACGAAGCTCGTCACCGTCCACCACCCCGTGAGATGA
- the urtE gene encoding urea ABC transporter ATP-binding subunit UrtE has product MSAVVATDAPTLSVGSLHVSIGGSQILRGVDLEIRPKTVFCLMGRNGVGKTTTLKAITGLMTANKGTVSLEGETISHLSPEKRALMGLGFVPQGREIFPQLTVEENLYIGTTARGRKPKKEEVDRVFTLFPIIKEFLPRKGGMLSGGQQQQLAIGRALLTRPKLLILDEPTEGIQPNIIDQIGEAIKMLREEGEMAILLVEQYLDFCKELGDDFCILERGRVAANGPMTGLSEELIKEFLTV; this is encoded by the coding sequence ATGAGTGCCGTAGTTGCCACCGATGCCCCGACCCTCTCCGTCGGCAGCCTGCATGTCTCCATCGGCGGCAGCCAGATCCTGCGCGGCGTCGACCTGGAGATCCGCCCGAAGACCGTCTTTTGCCTGATGGGCCGGAACGGCGTCGGCAAGACCACCACGCTGAAGGCCATCACCGGCCTGATGACCGCGAACAAGGGCACGGTCTCGCTCGAGGGCGAGACGATCTCCCACCTGAGCCCGGAGAAGCGCGCGCTGATGGGGCTGGGCTTCGTCCCGCAGGGTCGCGAGATCTTCCCCCAGCTCACCGTGGAGGAGAATCTCTACATCGGCACCACCGCCCGCGGGCGGAAGCCCAAGAAGGAGGAGGTGGACCGCGTCTTCACGCTCTTCCCCATCATCAAGGAATTCCTTCCCCGCAAGGGCGGCATGCTTTCCGGCGGCCAGCAGCAGCAACTCGCGATCGGGCGCGCGCTGCTCACCCGGCCGAAGCTGCTCATCCTCGACGAGCCGACCGAGGGCATCCAGCCGAACATCATCGACCAGATCGGCGAGGCCATCAAGATGCTGCGCGAGGAGGGCGAGATGGCGATCCTGCTGGTCGAGCAGTACCTCGATTTCTGCAAGGAACTCGGCGACGACTTCTGCATCCTGGAGCGCGGCCGCGTGGCGGCGAATGGACCGATGACCGGCCTCAGCGAAGAACTCATCAAGGAATTCCTCACCGTCTGA
- a CDS encoding urease subunit beta, which produces MIPGEIITPDGVIEINTGLAKLRVAVANTGDRPVQVGSHFHFAEVNDALEFDRAAARGFRLDIPAGTAIRFEPGDTREVPLVAFAGKREIYGLNNKVNGPLE; this is translated from the coding sequence ATGATTCCCGGAGAAATCATCACGCCCGATGGCGTCATCGAGATCAATACAGGCCTCGCGAAGCTGCGCGTGGCCGTTGCGAATACCGGCGACCGCCCCGTGCAAGTCGGCAGCCATTTTCACTTCGCCGAGGTGAATGATGCGCTGGAGTTCGACCGCGCCGCTGCCCGTGGCTTCCGCCTCGATATTCCCGCGGGCACCGCGATCCGCTTCGAGCCGGGGGACACGCGCGAAGTGCCGCTCGTCGCCTTCGCCGGGAAGCGCGAGATCTACGGGCTGAACAACAAGGTGAACGGGCCTCTGGAATGA
- the urtB gene encoding urea ABC transporter permease subunit UrtB, with protein MAGLFVPLSLAAQEPPAKSPREIVAEAAVLMDADEQRVLVESLATANADEVVSLLAKWREGEIYQWQDDEGNSVAVLLDGEPDGDEKFALVTLAAGKPVLAADGTAVRMTKDELYMADTDSKLRRVMKGVTDRLALSSPDVPKRLRAVQDTGLEQDLAKLPLLEQLTVVEKNGKVKQALAEATAMLKLRSEDMAVRETAVKELGAMGSIASQGAIKTVRDEADQGGLVSLVAACDQAQKEIDSHISFVNSAGTVFRGISKGSILLIAAIGLAITFGLMGVINMAHGELIVVGAYTTYMVQNLFAKWNLNGMAWDMYFLVAIPASFLTAALVGLILERGIIRFLYKRPLESLLATWGVSMVMQQLFRLTFGANNVQVESPAFLSGNWTVNDIVFGWNRVFVIGFAVLIIFLTWATLNKTSLGLLIRAVMQNRSMAACMGIRTERVNMMTFAFGSGLAGLAGAFLSQIGNVGPNLGQDYIVDSFMTVVVGGVGNIFGTVISALGIGMADQSLQQILGDPVTGKILVLGAIILFLQWKPSGLFATRSRSLD; from the coding sequence ATGGCAGGGCTTTTCGTCCCGCTATCCCTCGCGGCGCAGGAGCCACCCGCGAAATCACCGCGTGAGATCGTGGCGGAGGCTGCCGTGCTCATGGACGCGGACGAGCAGCGCGTGCTGGTCGAGTCGCTGGCCACCGCGAATGCCGACGAGGTGGTATCGCTGCTGGCGAAGTGGCGGGAAGGCGAGATCTACCAATGGCAGGACGACGAGGGAAACAGCGTGGCCGTGCTGCTCGATGGCGAGCCGGACGGTGACGAAAAATTCGCGCTCGTGACTCTCGCCGCCGGCAAGCCGGTCCTCGCCGCCGATGGCACCGCGGTCCGCATGACCAAGGACGAACTCTACATGGCGGACACCGACTCGAAGCTCCGCCGCGTGATGAAGGGCGTGACCGACCGGCTCGCCCTGTCTTCCCCCGACGTCCCGAAGCGCCTGCGCGCCGTGCAGGACACCGGCCTGGAGCAGGACCTCGCGAAACTGCCGCTGCTGGAGCAGCTCACGGTGGTCGAAAAGAACGGCAAGGTGAAGCAGGCACTCGCCGAGGCGACGGCCATGCTGAAGCTGCGTTCCGAGGACATGGCCGTCCGGGAGACCGCCGTGAAGGAACTCGGTGCGATGGGCTCCATCGCCTCGCAGGGTGCAATCAAAACGGTGCGCGATGAAGCGGACCAGGGCGGCCTCGTCAGCCTCGTGGCCGCATGTGACCAGGCGCAGAAGGAGATCGACTCGCACATTTCATTCGTGAACTCCGCGGGCACCGTCTTCCGCGGTATCTCGAAGGGCAGCATCCTGCTCATCGCGGCCATCGGCCTCGCGATTACCTTTGGCCTGATGGGCGTGATCAACATGGCCCACGGCGAACTCATCGTGGTGGGTGCCTATACCACCTACATGGTGCAGAATCTCTTCGCGAAGTGGAACCTCAACGGGATGGCGTGGGACATGTACTTCCTCGTCGCGATCCCCGCGAGCTTCCTCACCGCCGCGCTCGTCGGGCTCATCCTGGAGCGCGGCATCATCCGCTTCCTCTACAAGCGTCCGCTGGAGTCGCTGCTGGCCACCTGGGGTGTCTCGATGGTAATGCAGCAGCTCTTCCGCCTCACCTTTGGCGCGAACAACGTGCAGGTGGAAAGCCCCGCCTTCCTCTCCGGGAACTGGACGGTGAATGACATCGTCTTCGGCTGGAACCGCGTCTTCGTCATCGGCTTCGCGGTGCTGATCATCTTCCTCACGTGGGCCACGCTGAACAAGACCTCGCTCGGCCTGCTGATCCGCGCGGTGATGCAAAACCGCAGCATGGCCGCCTGCATGGGCATCCGCACGGAGCGGGTGAACATGATGACCTTCGCCTTTGGCAGCGGCCTCGCGGGTCTCGCGGGTGCCTTCCTTTCGCAGATCGGGAATGTCGGGCCGAATCTCGGGCAGGACTACATCGTGGACTCCTTCATGACCGTCGTCGTGGGCGGCGTGGGGAATATCTTCGGCACGGTGATCAGCGCGCTCGGCATCGGCATGGCGGACCAGTCGCTCCAACAGATCCTCGGTGATCCGGTCACGGGCAAGATCCTCGTGCTCGGTGCCATCATCCTCTTCCTCCAGTGGAAGCCCTCGGGCCTCTTCGCCACCCGCTCCCGCAGCCTCGACTGA